The Acanthochromis polyacanthus isolate Apoly-LR-REF ecotype Palm Island chromosome 5, KAUST_Apoly_ChrSc, whole genome shotgun sequence genome includes a window with the following:
- the glrx gene encoding glutaredoxin-1 has product MAQEFVKAHVKGDKVVLFMKPTCPYCITAKDVMSKYKFKPGHLELIDITERSDMGSLQDYFLELTGARTVPRVFIGEECVGGGSDVAALHKSGKLEGMLQSIGALQ; this is encoded by the exons ATGGCTCAGGAGTTCGTGAAGGCTCATGTCAAAGGCGACAAAGTGGTGCTGTTCATGAAGCCCACATGTCCGTACTGCATCACGGCCAAAGATGTGATGTCCAAGTACAAGTTCAAGCCAGGACACCTGGAGTTGATCGATATCACCGAGCGGAGCGACATGGGCAGTCTGCAGGATTACTTCCTGGAGCTCACCGGAGCCCGCACG GTGCCTCGGGTGTTCATCGGTGAGGAGTGCGTTGGAGGTGGAAGTGATGTAGCGGCCCTGCATAAGAGCGGTAAACTGGAGGGCATGTTGCAGTCTATTGGAGCCCTGCAGTGA